A region of Lacinutrix sp. Hel_I_90 DNA encodes the following proteins:
- a CDS encoding YdeI family protein: MALEEHYFKNDSAWREWLHDNHDNDNGIYLIFFKVAHDNESMRWEEAVKVALCYGWIDSTVKSLGNGKRRQYFCKRSSKSVWSALNKKHIEALLAENLIHESGLKSIAIGKKNGSWTALDAVENGVIPKDLKLQFDVNKKALENYNNFAPSYRKSYLYWLNQAKREETRQKRILEIIKLCHENVKSRNNW, translated from the coding sequence ATGGCATTAGAAGAACATTATTTTAAAAATGATAGCGCATGGCGTGAATGGCTGCATGATAATCATGATAATGATAATGGCATTTACCTCATCTTTTTTAAAGTAGCACACGACAATGAGAGTATGCGCTGGGAAGAAGCTGTAAAAGTTGCGTTGTGTTATGGTTGGATTGATAGTACCGTGAAAAGCTTAGGTAATGGAAAACGCAGGCAATATTTCTGTAAACGCAGTTCTAAAAGTGTTTGGAGTGCCTTAAATAAAAAGCACATTGAAGCATTACTTGCTGAAAACTTAATCCATGAAAGTGGTTTAAAAAGCATTGCGATTGGAAAGAAAAATGGTTCATGGACTGCCTTAGACGCTGTTGAAAACGGAGTGATTCCCAAAGATTTAAAACTTCAATTTGATGTAAACAAAAAGGCTTTAGAAAATTACAATAATTTTGCCCCGTCCTATAGAAAAAGCTATTTATATTGGTTAAACCAAGCCAAACGTGAGGAAACCAGACAAAAGAGAATTTTAGAAATTATTAAACTTTGTCATGAAAACGTGAAATCAAGAAATAATTGGTAA
- a CDS encoding M1 family metallopeptidase, with the protein MNKTFLSIVTLGLVFCSSLKAQGLLEDKNTFSKQDTLRGTITPEREWWDLTYYHLDIAINPDEKTISGKNTIHYKVLKPNQVLQIDLQPPLELTKVLQNGKELAIKHDGNAHFITLKDLQNIGDINTLEAHYKGHPKEAVNAPWDGGISWKKDANRNPFIASSCQGLGASVWWPNKDHMYDEVDSMLISVNVPKDLMDVSNGRLRKIEDKEDDTKTYHWFVDNPINNYGVNINIGDYANFSEVYEGEKGDLDMNYYVLKDNLTQAKEHFKDAPKMMKAFEHWFGPYPFYEDSFKLVEVPYLGMEHQSSVTYGNQYLQGYLGKDLSQTGWGLKFDFIIIHESGHEWFANNITYKDIADMWIHESFTAYSENLFLDYYYGKEASADYVIGTRKNVSNDKPIIGKYNVNSEGSGDMYYKGANMLHTLRQWVNDDEKWRSILRGLNKTFYHQTVTTSQIENYLAEASGLELNAFFNQYLRAIRIPILEYSIEKKSLRYRWTNTVADFKMPIRIKTGDKEQWITPTSKWQKLKMASNKMPFTTDRNFYVESKSL; encoded by the coding sequence ATGAATAAAACTTTTCTATCAATCGTAACATTAGGCCTTGTATTTTGTTCCAGTTTAAAAGCTCAGGGTTTACTTGAAGACAAAAACACTTTCAGCAAACAGGACACACTTCGAGGTACTATTACGCCAGAACGCGAATGGTGGGATTTAACCTATTATCATTTAGATATCGCAATCAATCCAGACGAAAAGACCATTTCTGGAAAGAACACCATACACTATAAAGTATTGAAACCAAATCAGGTACTACAAATAGATTTACAACCACCATTGGAACTTACAAAAGTGCTTCAAAATGGTAAGGAATTAGCCATAAAACACGATGGGAATGCGCATTTTATAACCCTCAAAGACCTCCAAAACATTGGTGACATTAATACCCTAGAAGCCCATTATAAAGGGCATCCCAAAGAAGCCGTCAATGCCCCATGGGATGGCGGTATTTCATGGAAAAAAGATGCTAACAGGAATCCTTTTATAGCCTCGTCTTGTCAAGGCCTGGGCGCGAGCGTTTGGTGGCCTAATAAAGACCACATGTACGACGAAGTAGACAGTATGCTCATTAGCGTAAATGTTCCAAAAGATTTGATGGATGTTTCAAATGGCAGATTGAGAAAAATTGAAGATAAAGAGGATGATACCAAAACCTACCATTGGTTTGTAGATAACCCCATAAATAATTATGGTGTTAATATCAACATTGGGGATTATGCTAATTTCTCTGAAGTTTATGAGGGTGAAAAAGGGGATTTAGATATGAATTACTATGTCTTAAAAGACAATTTAACGCAGGCGAAGGAACATTTTAAGGATGCTCCAAAAATGATGAAAGCCTTTGAGCATTGGTTTGGGCCTTATCCTTTTTATGAAGATAGCTTTAAATTAGTAGAAGTGCCCTATTTAGGCATGGAACATCAAAGTTCTGTAACTTACGGCAACCAATACCTGCAAGGCTATTTGGGTAAAGATTTGTCTCAAACGGGATGGGGGCTTAAATTCGATTTTATCATTATACATGAATCTGGCCATGAGTGGTTTGCTAACAACATTACCTATAAAGATATCGCAGATATGTGGATTCATGAAAGCTTCACTGCCTATTCTGAAAATTTGTTTTTAGATTATTACTATGGAAAAGAAGCATCGGCTGATTATGTTATTGGCACACGAAAAAACGTGAGCAACGACAAACCTATTATTGGTAAGTATAATGTAAATAGTGAAGGCTCGGGAGACATGTATTACAAAGGCGCAAACATGCTTCACACCTTACGCCAATGGGTTAATGATGACGAAAAATGGCGCAGTATATTGCGTGGTTTAAACAAAACCTTTTACCATCAAACAGTAACTACCAGTCAAATAGAAAACTATTTAGCCGAAGCTTCTGGTTTGGAGTTAAACGCCTTTTTTAATCAGTATTTAAGAGCTATTCGTATTCCTATTCTGGAATATTCCATAGAAAAAAAATCTCTTAGATACAGATGGACTAATACCGTAGCTGATTTCAAAATGCCCATACGCATTAAAACAGGCGACAAAGAACAATGGATTACACCAACTTCAAAATGGCAAAAATTAAAAATGGCTTCCAATAAAATGCCCTTTACTACTGACAGGAACTTTTATGTTGAATCTAAATCATTGTAA
- a CDS encoding M28 family peptidase encodes MKYYLFSFLLFSIVLSAQTNQKIYDIIGAVSAERIEKDIQTLVNFGTRNTFSDTLSNTRGIGAARRWIKSEFDSISKACDHCLKVFYQKDLVTKEGNRRVPHDAWVVNVVAIQKGTKYPNRYIIMSGDIDSRGSDTMEFTKDAPGANDNASGMAGTIEAARVLSNYTFETSIVYLGLSGEEQGLFGGAGFAQYAKANNWDIIGVLNNDMIGNIKGVDGVIDNRSFRIFSEPVPANETEKERKRRRFYGGEVDGISRQLARYVHKNVNIYMPEMNPMMIYRLDRFGRGGHHRPFNDLGFAGIRIMEAHENYTQQHQDLREENGLAYGDIIAHVNFEYAKKLTAVNALNLASLASAPPAPKNVTIGGIVEPSVKLKWDKVDGAVGYKIYWRATTSPTWDYSRYVGDVSTFLLQGIVIDNYFFGIASVGKDGFESPVVFPNQIMK; translated from the coding sequence ATGAAGTACTATCTTTTCTCTTTTTTACTTTTTTCAATAGTACTCTCCGCGCAAACCAATCAAAAAATTTATGATATCATCGGGGCGGTTTCTGCAGAAAGGATAGAAAAAGACATTCAAACCTTAGTTAATTTTGGCACAAGGAATACGTTTAGTGACACCCTATCAAACACGAGAGGTATTGGTGCTGCCCGACGTTGGATAAAATCTGAGTTTGATAGTATTTCAAAAGCATGTGATCACTGTTTAAAAGTCTTCTATCAAAAAGATTTGGTCACTAAAGAAGGTAATCGTCGCGTGCCACATGACGCTTGGGTCGTTAACGTTGTTGCGATTCAAAAAGGCACAAAATATCCAAACCGCTATATTATAATGAGTGGTGATATTGATTCTCGAGGTAGTGACACTATGGAATTTACAAAAGATGCCCCTGGAGCTAATGATAATGCTTCTGGAATGGCAGGCACCATTGAGGCAGCTCGGGTATTATCAAACTATACATTTGAAACTAGTATCGTCTATCTTGGGCTTTCTGGTGAAGAACAAGGGTTGTTTGGTGGTGCAGGATTTGCACAATATGCTAAAGCTAATAATTGGGATATTATTGGGGTGTTAAATAATGACATGATTGGAAACATTAAGGGCGTTGATGGTGTTATTGATAACCGCAGCTTCAGGATTTTCTCTGAGCCAGTGCCAGCAAACGAAACAGAAAAAGAACGAAAAAGGCGTCGGTTTTATGGTGGTGAAGTTGATGGTATTTCGCGTCAATTAGCACGTTATGTGCATAAGAATGTAAACATCTATATGCCAGAAATGAACCCAATGATGATCTACAGATTAGATCGTTTTGGTCGTGGCGGGCATCATCGCCCATTTAACGACCTGGGGTTTGCAGGCATTCGTATTATGGAAGCCCACGAAAATTATACGCAACAACATCAAGACCTCCGTGAAGAAAATGGTCTTGCATATGGTGATATTATTGCACATGTAAATTTTGAGTATGCAAAAAAATTAACGGCTGTTAATGCATTAAATCTGGCCAGTTTAGCGTCTGCCCCACCGGCGCCAAAAAACGTCACTATTGGTGGTATCGTAGAACCTTCAGTAAAATTAAAATGGGATAAAGTAGACGGGGCTGTAGGTTATAAAATCTATTGGAGAGCTACCACATCGCCAACCTGGGATTATAGTCGCTATGTTGGTGATGTATCAACATTTCTATTACAAGGGATTGTGATTGACAATTATTTCTTCGGAATCGCTTCCGTAGGAAAAGACGGCTTTGAAAGCCCAGTGGTATTTCCAAATCAAATCATGAAATAA
- a CDS encoding acyl-CoA dehydrogenase family protein, translating into MEATQEKDLLRGGQFLVKETKCEDVFTPEDFSEEQTMMKEAVMEFNEREIIPHKARFEAKDFALTEEVMRKAGELGFLGVAVPEEYGGLGMGFVSTLLTCDYISSGTGSFSTAFGAHTGIGTMPITLYGTEAQKQKYVPKLATGEWFGAYCLTEPGAGSDANSGKTTAALSEDGKSYKINGQKMWISNAGFCSLMIVFARIEDDKNITGFIVEYDGKNPNGITLGEEEHKLGIRASSTRQVFFNDTVVPVENMLAGRGEGFKIAMNALNVGRIKLAGACLDSQRRILTTAVQYANERKQFNTPIADFGAIKVKLAEMAASAYAGESATYRASKNIEDRIALRQAAGNTHQEAELKGVEEYAIECSILKVAVSEDVQNCADEGIQIFGGMGFSEETPMESAWRDARIARIYEGTNEINRMLCVGMLVKKAMKGQVDLLGPAQAVQEELMGIPSFETPDYSELFSEEKEMIKKLKKTFLMVAGGAVQKYGQNLEKHQQLLIAAADILIEIYMAESAILRTEKNAKRFGEASQSVQIAMSKLYLYHAVDIIEEKGKESIISFAEGDEQRMMLMGLKRFTKYANYPDIVDLRKEVAEKVKAENKYCF; encoded by the coding sequence ATGGAAGCAACTCAAGAAAAAGATTTATTAAGAGGCGGTCAATTCTTAGTAAAAGAAACAAAATGTGAAGACGTTTTTACACCTGAAGATTTTTCAGAAGAACAAACGATGATGAAAGAAGCGGTTATGGAATTTAATGAGCGCGAAATTATTCCACACAAAGCCCGATTTGAAGCTAAAGATTTTGCACTAACTGAAGAAGTGATGCGTAAAGCTGGCGAACTAGGGTTTCTAGGTGTTGCCGTCCCAGAAGAATATGGTGGATTGGGAATGGGATTTGTTTCTACGCTTTTAACTTGTGATTATATTTCAAGTGGAACGGGTTCTTTTAGTACTGCTTTTGGTGCACATACAGGTATTGGTACTATGCCAATTACCTTATATGGTACAGAAGCTCAAAAACAAAAATACGTCCCTAAATTGGCTACTGGCGAATGGTTTGGTGCTTACTGCTTAACAGAACCAGGGGCTGGATCTGATGCTAACTCAGGAAAAACAACGGCTGCCCTGTCTGAAGACGGTAAGTCTTATAAAATTAACGGACAAAAAATGTGGATCTCAAATGCAGGGTTCTGTAGTTTGATGATTGTTTTTGCACGTATAGAAGACGATAAAAACATTACAGGATTCATTGTAGAGTATGATGGAAAAAATCCTAATGGTATTACTTTAGGTGAAGAAGAACACAAATTAGGTATTCGCGCTTCCTCTACACGCCAGGTATTTTTTAATGACACCGTTGTTCCTGTAGAAAACATGTTAGCGGGCCGTGGTGAAGGTTTTAAAATTGCAATGAACGCACTTAACGTTGGTCGTATTAAATTGGCTGGTGCTTGTTTAGATTCACAACGTCGTATTTTAACAACTGCTGTGCAATATGCAAATGAGCGTAAGCAGTTTAATACACCTATTGCTGATTTTGGAGCTATCAAAGTAAAATTAGCAGAAATGGCAGCAAGTGCTTACGCTGGTGAATCTGCAACCTATAGAGCATCTAAAAACATTGAAGACCGCATCGCTTTACGTCAGGCTGCTGGAAACACGCACCAGGAAGCTGAGCTTAAAGGGGTTGAAGAATATGCTATAGAATGTTCAATATTAAAAGTAGCCGTTTCTGAAGATGTACAAAACTGTGCAGATGAAGGTATCCAGATTTTTGGTGGTATGGGATTCTCTGAAGAAACGCCAATGGAATCTGCTTGGAGAGATGCACGTATTGCCCGTATTTATGAAGGGACAAACGAAATCAACAGAATGCTCTGTGTAGGTATGCTAGTGAAAAAAGCAATGAAGGGTCAAGTAGATCTTTTAGGTCCTGCACAAGCTGTACAAGAAGAATTGATGGGCATTCCATCTTTTGAAACGCCAGATTATTCTGAATTGTTTTCAGAAGAAAAAGAAATGATTAAGAAGCTTAAAAAGACGTTCTTAATGGTCGCCGGTGGCGCCGTTCAAAAATATGGTCAGAATCTTGAAAAGCACCAACAATTATTAATTGCTGCTGCAGACATCTTGATAGAAATTTATATGGCTGAATCTGCTATTTTAAGAACAGAAAAAAATGCTAAACGTTTTGGTGAGGCCTCACAATCGGTTCAAATAGCGATGTCAAAACTATACTTATATCACGCTGTTGATATTATAGAAGAAAAAGGAAAAGAAAGTATTATTTCTTTTGCTGAAGGCGATGAACAACGTATGATGTTAATGGGATTAAAGCGTTTCACAAAGTACGCTAACTACCCAGACATTGTAGATTTACGTAAGGAAGTTGCTGAGAAAGTTAAAGCAGAAAACAAATACTGTTTCTAA
- a CDS encoding acetyl-CoA C-acyltransferase, with product MKQAYIVKAYRTAVGKAPKGVFRFKRTDELAAETIKYMMNELPNLDPKRIDDVIVGNAMPEGSQGLNMARLISLMGLEIVDVPGVTVNRFCSSGVETIAMATAKIQAGMADCIIAGGAESMSSVPMTGFKPELNYDAIVKAGHEDYYWGMGNTAEAVAKKFNVSREDQDEFAYNSHVKALRALAENRFQDQIVPIEVEQTYIDANGKKATKKYTVSKDEGPRAGTSKEALAKLRAVFAAGGSVTAGNSSQMSDGAAFVMVMSEDMVKELNLEPIARMVNYAAAGVEPRLMGIGPVKAIPKALKLAGLKQDDLSLIELNEAFASQSLAVIRELNLNPDIINVNGGAIALGHPLGCTGAKLSVQLFDEMRKRDMKGKYGAVTMCVGTGQGACGIFEFLN from the coding sequence ATGAAACAAGCATATATAGTAAAAGCATACAGAACCGCAGTTGGTAAAGCACCTAAAGGCGTGTTCCGTTTTAAAAGAACAGATGAATTGGCAGCAGAAACCATCAAATACATGATGAATGAATTGCCAAATCTTGATCCAAAGCGTATTGACGATGTTATTGTTGGTAACGCCATGCCAGAAGGATCTCAAGGATTAAATATGGCGCGTTTAATCTCATTGATGGGATTAGAAATTGTTGATGTTCCTGGAGTTACCGTAAATCGTTTTTGCTCTTCGGGAGTAGAGACCATTGCAATGGCAACAGCAAAAATTCAAGCAGGCATGGCCGATTGTATTATCGCTGGTGGAGCAGAAAGCATGAGTTCTGTACCAATGACGGGGTTTAAACCAGAATTAAACTACGATGCGATTGTAAAAGCGGGTCACGAAGATTATTATTGGGGCATGGGAAACACGGCTGAGGCGGTTGCCAAAAAATTCAACGTGTCTCGTGAAGACCAAGATGAATTTGCCTATAATTCTCATGTGAAAGCATTAAGAGCATTAGCCGAAAATCGTTTTCAAGACCAGATTGTTCCCATTGAAGTAGAGCAAACCTATATTGATGCAAACGGAAAAAAAGCGACAAAAAAATACACCGTATCTAAAGATGAAGGCCCACGTGCTGGAACCAGTAAAGAAGCCTTAGCGAAACTAAGAGCGGTTTTTGCTGCTGGCGGAAGTGTAACTGCTGGTAACTCCTCTCAAATGAGTGATGGCGCAGCTTTTGTGATGGTAATGAGTGAAGATATGGTTAAAGAACTAAATCTAGAACCTATCGCCAGAATGGTAAACTATGCCGCCGCTGGTGTAGAACCACGTCTTATGGGAATTGGTCCTGTAAAAGCAATTCCAAAGGCATTAAAACTAGCAGGCTTAAAACAAGACGATCTATCCTTAATAGAGTTGAATGAAGCTTTTGCTTCACAGTCTTTAGCTGTTATTAGAGAGTTAAATTTAAATCCTGATATCATTAACGTAAATGGTGGTGCTATAGCTTTAGGACATCCTCTAGGTTGTACAGGTGCAAAATTATCAGTACAGTTGTTTGATGAAATGCGCAAACGCGATATGAAAGGCAAATATGGTGCAGTCACCATGTGTGTAGGTACAGGTCAAGGCGCATGTGGGATATTTGAATTTCTCAATTAA
- a CDS encoding 3-hydroxyacyl-CoA dehydrogenase/enoyl-CoA hydratase family protein, producing the protein MSTRRIKKVAIIGSGIMGSGIACHFANIGVDVLLLDIVPRELNDKEKAQGLTLEDKAVRDRLVNEALTASLKSKPSPIYHASFANRITTGNMEDDIAKVSEVDWIMEVVVERLDIKQQVFEKLEKHRKPGTLITSNTSGIPIKFMSEGRSEDFQKHFCGTHFFNPARYLKLFEIIPGPKTEASVLDFLNEYGEKFLGKTSVIAKDTPAFIGNRVGIFSIMSLFNTVKDLDLTVEEVDKLSGPVIGRPKSATFRTVDVVGLDTLVHVANGIRENCPDDERKELFVLPDFINTMMENKWLGSKTGQGFYKLERKADGSKDILTLDLNTLEYRANKRAKFATLELTKTIDKVADRFKVLVKGKDKAGEFYRKSFSSLFAYVSNRIPEITDELYKIDDAMKAGFGWEHGPFQIWDAIGVEKGIEMMKAEGLKPADWVMDMVQSGSDTFYSIKDGATYFYDIPKKSQEKIPGQDAFIILDNIRKTTEVFKNSGVSVQDLGDGILNVEFQSKMNTIGGDVLAGLNKAIDMAEKDFAGLVVGNQGPNFSVGANIGMIFMMAAEQEYEELNMAIKYFQDTMMRMRYSSIPTISAPHGMALGGGCEISLHADKVVAAAETYMGLVEFGVGVIPGGGGSKEMTLRASDTFRKGDVQLNTLQEHFLTIGMAKVSTSAYEAFDLGLLQKGKDIVVVNKDRQIAVAKQHAKLMADMGYTQPVHREDVLVLGKQALGMFLVGTDSMEDSHYISEHDKKIANKLAYVMAGGDLSEPTLVSEQYLLDLEREAFLSLCTERKTLERIQHMLTKGKPLRN; encoded by the coding sequence ATGAGCACACGTAGAATTAAAAAAGTAGCTATTATTGGTTCAGGAATTATGGGAAGCGGTATCGCTTGTCATTTCGCCAATATTGGTGTAGATGTATTACTATTAGACATTGTTCCTAGAGAACTAAATGACAAAGAGAAAGCTCAAGGCTTGACCTTAGAAGACAAGGCCGTTAGAGATCGATTAGTTAATGAGGCCTTAACCGCATCGTTAAAATCTAAACCATCTCCTATTTACCATGCGTCTTTTGCTAACAGAATTACCACTGGTAATATGGAAGATGATATTGCAAAAGTATCAGAGGTCGATTGGATCATGGAAGTGGTCGTTGAGCGATTAGACATCAAACAACAGGTTTTTGAAAAACTTGAAAAGCACAGGAAACCTGGGACTCTAATAACGTCGAATACTTCAGGTATTCCAATTAAATTTATGAGCGAAGGGCGTTCTGAAGATTTTCAGAAGCACTTTTGTGGCACACACTTTTTCAATCCTGCCCGTTATTTAAAATTATTCGAAATCATTCCTGGACCTAAAACAGAGGCTTCTGTATTAGATTTCTTAAATGAATATGGTGAAAAATTCTTAGGAAAAACGTCTGTTATTGCTAAGGACACCCCTGCTTTTATTGGAAACCGCGTTGGGATTTTCAGTATCATGAGCTTGTTCAACACCGTTAAAGATTTAGATTTAACGGTTGAGGAAGTCGATAAATTATCAGGACCAGTAATAGGTCGCCCTAAATCGGCCACCTTTAGAACTGTCGATGTTGTTGGGTTAGATACTTTGGTGCACGTTGCCAACGGTATTAGAGAAAATTGCCCTGATGACGAACGCAAAGAATTGTTTGTGTTACCAGATTTCATCAATACGATGATGGAAAACAAATGGTTAGGAAGCAAAACAGGTCAAGGGTTCTATAAATTAGAAAGAAAAGCAGATGGCTCTAAAGACATCTTAACATTAGACTTAAACACCTTAGAGTATAGAGCTAACAAACGTGCAAAATTTGCCACTTTAGAATTAACAAAAACAATTGATAAAGTAGCCGACCGTTTTAAAGTATTAGTAAAAGGAAAAGATAAAGCAGGAGAATTCTACCGTAAGAGTTTTTCATCATTATTTGCTTACGTTTCAAACCGTATTCCAGAAATCACAGATGAGCTTTATAAGATTGATGATGCGATGAAAGCTGGATTTGGATGGGAACATGGTCCGTTCCAAATATGGGATGCCATTGGTGTAGAAAAAGGAATTGAAATGATGAAAGCTGAAGGTTTAAAGCCTGCAGATTGGGTTATGGACATGGTACAATCTGGAAGTGACACCTTCTACTCTATTAAAGATGGTGCCACATATTTCTATGATATTCCGAAAAAATCACAAGAAAAAATTCCAGGACAAGATGCATTTATCATATTAGATAACATTAGAAAAACAACAGAGGTTTTTAAAAATTCTGGTGTTTCTGTTCAAGATTTAGGCGATGGTATTCTTAACGTAGAATTCCAATCTAAAATGAACACCATTGGTGGAGACGTTCTTGCAGGATTAAATAAAGCGATTGATATGGCTGAAAAAGATTTTGCTGGATTAGTCGTTGGAAACCAAGGTCCAAACTTCTCGGTTGGAGCAAACATAGGCATGATTTTTATGATGGCTGCAGAGCAAGAATATGAAGAGCTTAACATGGCTATCAAGTATTTCCAAGATACCATGATGCGTATGCGTTACTCTTCAATTCCAACTATTTCTGCGCCTCACGGCATGGCACTTGGTGGTGGTTGTGAAATTTCATTACATGCAGATAAAGTTGTAGCCGCAGCAGAAACGTATATGGGACTTGTAGAGTTTGGTGTAGGTGTTATTCCTGGCGGTGGGGGTTCTAAAGAAATGACTTTAAGAGCATCAGATACCTTTAGAAAAGGCGATGTACAATTAAATACATTACAAGAGCATTTCTTAACTATTGGTATGGCAAAAGTATCAACTTCAGCATACGAAGCGTTCGACTTAGGCCTTTTACAAAAAGGAAAAGACATTGTTGTTGTAAACAAAGACCGTCAAATAGCCGTTGCAAAACAACATGCAAAACTCATGGCCGATATGGGGTACACACAACCCGTACACAGAGAAGATGTACTAGTACTTGGTAAACAAGCTTTAGGGATGTTCTTGGTAGGTACTGATTCTATGGAAGACAGTCATTACATAAGCGAACACGATAAAAAAATCGCAAATAAACTAGCTTACGTTATGGCTGGTGGCGATTTATCTGAACCAACTTTAGTAAGCGAACAGTACTTATTAGATTTAGAGCGTGAAGCTTTCCTTTCACTTTGTACAGAACGTAAAACGTTGGAAAGAATTCAGCACATGTTAACCAAAGGTAAACCTTTAAGAAACTAA
- a CDS encoding MarR family winged helix-turn-helix transcriptional regulator, whose translation MKDKTIDYLLRTTWLAVNKMYNEEAAKFDTTMATGFTLLSIDPEHGTPSTSLGPIMGMEATSLSRILKKMEELGLIERKPNPEDGRGVLIYLTDFGKEKREYSRERVLTFNTAIKEHISEEKLKHFQEVTETINELISNKKIYNQKQTVLK comes from the coding sequence ATGAAAGATAAAACTATAGATTATTTACTGCGTACTACATGGCTGGCAGTCAATAAAATGTATAATGAAGAAGCCGCTAAATTTGATACGACCATGGCCACCGGTTTTACCCTATTAAGTATCGATCCGGAGCATGGCACGCCTTCAACATCTTTGGGTCCTATTATGGGAATGGAAGCCACGAGCTTATCGCGTATTCTAAAAAAAATGGAAGAATTAGGCTTAATAGAACGTAAACCAAACCCAGAAGATGGTCGCGGTGTGTTAATCTATTTAACCGACTTCGGAAAAGAAAAAAGAGAATACTCTCGTGAGCGTGTTTTAACATTTAATACGGCAATTAAAGAACACATTTCTGAAGAAAAATTAAAACACTTTCAAGAAGTAACCGAAACAATAAACGAATTAATTTCAAACAAAAAAATATACAACCAAAAACAAACTGTTTTAAAATAA